In a genomic window of Deltaproteobacteria bacterium:
- a CDS encoding haloalkane dehalogenase: MKVLRTPDDRFKNLPGFPFEPHYVEVPDGEGGSLRIHYVDEGPREANPVLLIHGEPSWSYLYRKMIPIIVEAGHRAVAPDLVGFGRSDKPADRNDYTFQRHVDWMHAFLDKLNLKNITFFGQDWGGLIGLRLVAEKPDLFDRVVAGNTGLSTGDATLSEAFLQWQKFSKEVPTFDVGRMFKGAFKTPPSDEVLAAYEAPFPDESYKEGARIFPSLVPTRPDDPASEANRQAWKVLSKFEKPFLTAFSDGDPITRGGDRIFQSQIPGAKGQPHTTIKDAGHFLQEDKGEELAKVIVDFISST, translated from the coding sequence ATGAAAGTTTTAAGAACACCTGACGATCGGTTTAAGAACCTGCCCGGCTTCCCGTTTGAGCCGCATTATGTTGAGGTGCCCGATGGTGAAGGCGGGAGCCTCAGAATCCATTATGTGGATGAAGGACCTCGTGAAGCCAACCCCGTGCTTCTCATACACGGTGAACCGTCCTGGTCTTATCTGTACCGTAAAATGATCCCCATCATCGTTGAGGCCGGTCACCGCGCCGTGGCGCCGGATCTGGTTGGGTTCGGGCGCTCCGATAAGCCGGCTGACCGCAACGACTACACCTTCCAGCGTCATGTGGACTGGATGCACGCCTTCCTGGACAAATTAAACCTGAAAAATATTACCTTTTTCGGCCAGGACTGGGGCGGCCTGATCGGGCTGAGGCTGGTAGCGGAAAAGCCCGATCTTTTCGATCGCGTCGTGGCGGGCAATACCGGGCTGTCCACTGGAGACGCCACCCTTTCGGAGGCCTTCTTGCAGTGGCAGAAATTTTCCAAGGAGGTTCCAACCTTCGATGTGGGCCGGATGTTTAAAGGGGCTTTCAAGACACCACCGTCAGATGAAGTTCTGGCCGCATACGAGGCCCCGTTCCCGGATGAATCTTATAAAGAAGGCGCCCGCATTTTTCCATCACTCGTGCCCACCAGACCGGACGATCCGGCCTCGGAAGCCAACCGGCAGGCCTGGAAGGTGCTCTCCAAGTTTGAAAAACCCTTCCTCACAGCCTTCAGTGACGGAGACCCGATCACTCGCGGAGGGGATCGCATCTTTCAAAGCCAAATTCCGGGCGCCAAAGGTCAGCCTCATACAACCATCAAGGACGCCGGTCATTTTTTACAGGAAGACAAGGGCGAAGAACTCGCTAAGGTCATAGTTGACTTTATTTCCAGTACCTGA